In one Corythoichthys intestinalis isolate RoL2023-P3 chromosome 16, ASM3026506v1, whole genome shotgun sequence genomic region, the following are encoded:
- the gga1 gene encoding ADP-ribosylation factor-binding protein GGA1 isoform X2 translates to MKNCGKKFHSEVGKFRFLNELIKVVSPKYLGSRSSEPVKKKVLELIYSWTLGLPDEAKILEAYQMLKKQGIIKQDPELPPDKLPHVPPPRPKNAIFEDEEKSKMLSRLLNSSHPDDLKAANKLIKEMVQEDQRRAEKVSKREGAIQEVKESISLLTQLLQDYDANTINQSNSELLQDLYQRCEKMRPTLFRLASDTEDNDEALAEILQANDSLTHVINLYKQQVKGETVNSNNTLNTQKQTGVGSALLDLSGLDTSPQSPPSFPELPTPTDSLNATSQETGVSLLDDELMSLGLSEGTYTSNPHSQPEDSTAWDSFQSSDSIDADIPAPPSLLLSPDPPSYSHPVSPASAPKGSVLDELDLLGKTLLQQSLPPEGLQVKWDKQQVKPTLRDLQNKSASNITPSPIPVFNSDRTTRPLTSGATTRDKENTDMSLADVFVPLESIKPSSLLPVTVFDGHSLRVLIHFARDSPPSRPDVQVVIISMLSSAPVPVTNINLHISAHKPIAVKLQPPSGTDLPAFNPILPTAAVTQIMLLANPNKDRVQLQYNLRFTLGEQDHSESGNLENWPAPDTWTNL, encoded by the exons ATGAAAAACTGCGGGAAGAAGTTTCACAGTGAAGTGGGCAAGTTTCGCTTTCTTAACGAGCTTATCAAAGTCGTTTCGCCAAAG TACCTGGGTTCACGCTCTTCAGAGCCAGTCAAGAAGAAGGTCTTGGAATTAATCTACAGCTGGACGTTAGGGTTGCCTGATGAGGCCAAAATCTTAGAAGCTTATCAGATGTTaaagaaacaag GTATTATCAAACAAGACCCTGAACTACCCCCTGATAAGCTACCTCATGTTCCTCCACCTaggcctaaaaatgccatttttgaaGATGAAGAAAAGTCCAAA ATGTTGTCTCGCCTGCTGAACAGCTCGCATCCTGATGATTTGAAGGCTGCAAACAAACTCATCAAGGAAATGGTCCAAGAG GACCAGAGGCGAGCAGAGAAGGTGTCCAAGCGTGAAGGCGCCATTCAGGAGGTGAAGGAAAGCATCAGTCTACTGACTCAGCTCCTGCAGGACTACGACGCCAACACTATAAATCAAAGCAACTCTGAGCTCCTACAG GACCTTTACCAACGCTGTGAAAAAATGAGGCCTACATTGTTCAGATTGGCCAGCGATACGGAGGATAATGACGAGGCTTTGG CGGAGATCCTGCAGGCCAATGACAGCCTAACCCACGTCATCAATTTGTACAAACAGCAGGTGAAAGGAGAGACTGTGAACAGCAACAACACgttaaacacacaaaaacagacAG GAGTTGGGTCGGCACTGCTGGATTTGTCCGGGTTGGACACGTCACCCCAGTCGCCCCCCTCCTTTCCGGAACTTCCTACTCCAACTGACAGTCTCAACGCAACTTCGCAGGAAACTGGCGTCTCTCTGCTCGACGATGAGCTCATGTCTCTCG GTTTAAGTGAAGGAACATACACGTCGAACCCTCACTCCCAGCCTGAAGATTCCACAGCCTGGGACTCTTTCCAG TCGTCCGACAGCATCGACGCAGACATCCCGGCACCTCCTAGTCTCCTCCTGAGTCCGGACCCTCCTTCTTATTCGCACCCCGTCTCTCCGGCGTCTGCTCCCAAAGGCTCGGTCCTGGATGAACTTGACTTGTTGGGCAAGACGCTGCTGCAGCAGTCCCTCCCTCCTGAGGGATTGCAAGTCAAATG GGACAAACAGCAGGTCAAACCGACACTAAGAGATCTACAGAACAAGTCTGCCTCTAACATCACCCCGAGCCCAATTCCGGTCTTTAACTCGGACCGAACAACGCGGCCCCTTACCTCAGGGGCCACCACCCGAGACAAAGAGAATACAGACATGTCCCTGGCGGATGTTTTTGTACCGCTGGAATCCATTAAACCTA GTAGTCTGTTACCTGTGACTGTCTTCGATGGCCACAGTTTGCGGGTTTTGATCCACTTTGCCCGTGATTCGCCCCCATCTCGCCCCGACGTGCAGGTGGTGATTATCTCCATGTTGTCATCTGCTCCCGTGCCAGTCACGAACATAAACTTGCACATTTCTGCTCACAAG CCAATAGCTGTAAAATTGCAGCCTCCGTCTGGAACAGATCTCCCGGCGTTCAATCCCATCCTTCCTACCGCTGCCGTCACTCAGATCATGTTACTAGCAAACCCGAACAAG